From the Danio aesculapii chromosome 9, fDanAes4.1, whole genome shotgun sequence genome, one window contains:
- the insig2 gene encoding insulin-induced gene 2 protein, whose amino-acid sequence MSEVSSVSRRGPYVSMITSRSVNLLIRAAMLFTVGVFLALVLNLLQVQRNVTLFPPDVISSIFSSAWWVPPCCGTAAALIGLLYPCMDRRLGEPHKLKREWSNVMRCVAVFVGINHASAKVDFANNVQLSLTLAALSVGLWWTFDRSRSGFGLGVIIAILATLATQLLVYNGVFQYTSPDFLYIRSWLPCIFFAGVITVGNIGRQLALYEYKVSQEKSHQD is encoded by the exons ATGTCGGAGGTTTCGTCAGTGTCGCGCCGCGGGCCGTACGTCAGCATGATCACCAGCCGCAGTGTGAACCTGCTGATCCGCGCCGCCATGCTCTTCACGGTGGGAGTGTTTCTGGCGCTGGTGCTGAACCTGCTGCAGGTGCAGAGGAACGTCACGCTCTTCCCTCCGGACGTCATCAGCAGCATCTTCTCCTCCGCCTGGTGGGTTCCTCCCTGCTGCGGGACGGCTGCAG CACTGATCGGTCTGCTGTACCCCTGTATGGACCGGCGTCTCGGGGAGCCTCATAAGCTGAAGAGGGAGTGGTCCAATGTGATGCGCTGTGTTGCTGTATTCGTGGGCATCAACCACGCCAGTGCA AAGGTGGACTTTGCCAACAACGTGCAGCTGTCGCTGACGCTAGCGGCTCTGTCTGTGGGCCTGTGGTGGACGTTTGACCGCTCGCGAAGCGGTTTTGGACTGGGAGTGATCATCGCCATCCTCGCCACGCTCGCCACTCAGCTGCTGGTCTACAACGGAGTCTTTCA GTACACGTCCCCTGATTTCCTCTACATTCGCTCCTGGCTGCCGTGCATCTTCTTCGCAGGAGTCATCACTGTGGGCAATATAGGACGACAGCTGGctctg TACGAGTACAAAGTGAGTCAGGAAAAGAGCCACCAGGACTGA